A window of the Dictyostelium discoideum AX4 chromosome 4 chromosome, whole genome shotgun sequence genome harbors these coding sequences:
- the BRIP1 gene encoding DEAD/DEAH box helicase, translating into MSSNNNNPPPKKVFSLSLLKPSPRVSGSSLPSSQSSQSSQSSQHSQSSQPPPSILSFFKAKPITSSSQSSQTPATTTTTTTTTTTTTKTSTTIGVKRPISDIMDSGDDFNYLENEPDDYYNTPFDYFNNSNINNNNNINNNNNNSVNKNTNTNSNINTNINGSIINNNNNKINVKDDASYEKYEELGNGVYKIGNYKVKFPFKPYACQASMMSRILEGLDSKENCILESPTGTGKTLSLLCSSLAWQEENKKKNQRDLEEKRKLALDSKQRMIEKKQLIDAAAAASAASNTTSNLPSITSTSTSNSTSTSTSTSPIKQEATATTATTNSISPIKQETTKTTTTMTTTPSTSPIKSEELNLDSYKYEKGLQCDYNGTGVGKFEPKKIPKIINKKPKYGSMTTTTTIQNNELIDYDNDGTQKFIKKKSPTIFFCSRTHSQIKQLTGELKKTPYRPNMVVLASRDQYCINPLLKDVPKKLEKCKKLLLDHGCRFKKTEQQTSLAKSSDFLGGGKKEVWDIEDLMEAGQAHSECPYFASRDMIEKADLIFCPYNYLIDPQIRKSFADKVAGSIVIFDEAHNIEDALMETSSFDSSLEELNEHCYQNFKDCIMNSRTMSMLSNEKALAIHYCYKLLESIIAWINKKVQTLKPIDFEKHQNVWKGEKILNIFEEFGLNETNYFSFRDHLATLFDEGDGTSDNGKEGGGGSLSFPSKGKGGIGVGSNKQKIDPVPQRALVLLESFEKVTAMIYQNKGWIEDYRLVLQKASAFQTNGGKKSNQGTKWNYQFGIWAMSPRIAFSSLVQATRSVVLTSGTLSPLYSFPMELAAKFPISAEMGNLPDIAQRAWIGTLSHGVKGTKLICTHGPSEGLDFQDSLGETILQHIELIPSGVLCFFPSYGFLEKLLSRWDETGILKKINAKKRYFYEPKNQREFIETLDNYREEIKQRPNKGAILFAVCRGKVSEGIDFSDEYARGVIVVGIPYPSLVDLRIVLKKEHNDTNKKGISGGDWYKLQAYRALNQALGRCIRHKNDYGSILLIDERFTQMGNWNSLSKWTRSCIKNNRNLNTSLSSLKLFYDSKNKQ; encoded by the coding sequence AtgagtagtaataataataatccaccACCAAAAAAAGTGTTTTCGCTTAGTTTGTTAAAACCTTCTCCTAGAGTTAGTGGATCATCATTACCTTCATCACAATCATCACAATCTTCACAATCATCACAACATTCACAATCATCACAACCGCCACCATCAattctttcatttttcaaAGCAAAACCAATTACATCTTCATCACAATCGTCACAAACACCAGCAACCACTACAACAaccactacaacaacaacaacaacaacaaaaacatcAACTACAATCGGAGTAAAAAGACCAATATCGGATATTATGGATAGTGGAGatgatttcaattatttagaGAATGAACCTGATGATTACTATAATACACCATTcgattattttaataattcaaatataaataataataataatataaataataataacaataatagtgtaaataaaaatacaaatactaatagtaatattaataccaaTATAAATGgaagtattattaataataataataataaaattaatgttaAAGATGATGCTTCATATGAAAAATATGAAGAATTAGGAAATGGTGTATACAAAATTGGTAATTATAAAGTTAAATTCCCATTCAAACCATATGCATGTCAAGCATCAATGATGTCTAGAATTTTAGAAGGTTTAGATAGTAAAGAGAATTGTATATTAGAATCACCAACTGGCACTGGTAAAACTTTATCTCTACTATGTTCATCATTAGCATGGcaagaagaaaataaaaaaaaaaatcaaagagatttagaagaaaaaagaaaattagcTTTAGATTCAAAACAAAGaatgattgaaaaaaagCAATTAATTGATGCTGCCGCTGCTGCTTCTGCTGCTTCCAATACTACTTCAAATTTACCATCTATaacttcaacttcaacttctaattcaacttcaacttcaacttcCACGTCACCAATAAAACAAGAAGCAACTGCAACCACAGctacaacaaattcaatttcaccaaTAAAACAAGagacaacaaaaacaacaacaacaatgacAACGACAccatcaacatcaccaattaaaagtgaagaattaaatttagattcatataaatatgaaaaagGTTTACAATGTGATTATAATGGTACAGGAGTTGGTAAATTTGAACCAAAGAAAAtaccaaaaataataaataaaaaaccaaaatatgGATCAATGACAACCACAACGACAAtacaaaataatgaattaattgattatgataatgatggtacacaaaaatttataaaaaagaaatctccAACTATATTCTTTTGTTCAAGAACTCATTcacaaattaaacaattaacaggtgaattaaaaaagacACCCTATAGACCAAATATGGTTGTATTAGCATCACGTGATCAATATTGTATTAATCCATTATTAAAGGATGTACCAAAGAAACttgaaaaatgtaaaaaactattattagaTCATGGTTGtcgttttaaaaaaactgaaCAACAAACATCATTGGCAAAATCATCAGACTTTTTAGGGGGTGGTAAAAAAGAAGTTTGGGATATTGAAGATTTAATGGAAGCAGGTCAAGCACACAGTGAATGTCCTTATTTCGCATCAAGAGATATGATTGAAAAAGcagatttaatattttgtcCTTATAATTACTTAATTGATCCACAAATCCGAAAAAGTTTTGCAGATAAAGTTGCAGGTTCAATTGTAATCTTTGATGAAGCTCATAATATTGAAGATGCCTTAATGGAGACGAGTAGTTTCGATTCATCATTAGAGGAATTGAATGAACATTGTTATCAgaattttaaagattgtaTAATGAATTCAAGAACTATGAGTATGCTATCCAATGAAAAAGCATTAGCCAttcattattgttataaaCTATTGGAATCAATTATCGCTTggattaataaaaaagttcaAACTTTAAAACCAATAGATTTTGAAAAACATCAAAACGTTTGGAAAGgtgaaaagattttaaatatttttgaagAGTTTGGTTTAAATGAAACAAATTATTTCAGCTTTCGTGATCATCTTGCAACATTATTTGATGAAGGTGATGGTACTTCTGATAATGGTAAAgaaggtggtggtggttcacTTTCATTTCCATCAAAAGGTAAAGGTGGTATTGGTGTTGGTagtaataaacaaaaaattgaTCCAGTACCACAAAGAGCATTAGTATTATtagaatcatttgaaaaagttacagcaatgatttatcaaaacAAAGGTTGGATTGAAGATTATAGATTGGTTTTACAAAAAGCATCAGCATTTCAAACAAATGGTGGTAAGAAAAGTAATCAAGGTACAAAATGGAATTATCAATTTGGTATTTGGGCAATGAGTCCAAGAATTGCATTTTCATCATTGGTTCAAGCAACTCGTTCTGTTGTATTAACATCTGGTACATTATCACCATTGTATTCATTTCCAATGGAATTGGCAGCGAAATTCCCAATTTCAGCAGAGATGGGTAATTTACCAGATATTGCACAACGTGCTTGGATTGGTACATTATCACATGGAGTAAAGGgtacaaaattaatttgtacACATGGTCCATCAGAGGGATTAGATTTTCAAGATTCATTAGGTGAAACTATTTTACAACATATCGAATTAATACCGAGCGGTGTACTTTGTTTCTTTCCTTCGTATGGATTTTTAGAGAAATTGTTAAGTCGTTGGGATGAAACTGGTATTCTAAAGAAAATCAATGCAAAGAAGAGATATTTTTATGAACCAAAGAATCAAAGAGAATTCATTGAAACCCTAGATAATTATCGtgaagaaattaaacaaCGTCCAAATAAAGGTGCAATCTTATTCGCAGTTTGTCGTGGTAAAGTTAGCGAAGGTATTGATTTCAGTGATGAATATGCTAGAGGTGTTATAGTCGTTGGTATCCCCTATCCATCTTTAGTAGATCTTCGTATCGTTTTAAAGAAAGAACATAAcgatacaaataaaaaaggtatAAGTGGTGGCGATTGGTATAAATTACAAGCTTATCGTGCCTTAAATCAAGCTCTAGGTAGATGTATTAGACACAAAAATGATTATGGttccattttattaatagatGAAAGATTCACCCAAATGGGTAATTGGAATTCACTTTCAAAATGGACACGTTCatgtataaaaaataatagaaatttaaatacCTCACtttcatctttaaaattattttatgattcaaaaaataaacaataa
- a CDS encoding SAP DNA-binding domain-containing protein, translated as MSTDSEYSRTYLEGLLGSEVSKICKQLGLKSSGVKPHLIKTILNFQNPDNSKTKVTKTKSKPTTTKTPKTKSTTTTTTNKKSKTKIASKPAPKVSKPKAKSSKKPAAVQPTTTTTTTTTAATTTTTPEAAPTITNNSITPEVPSSATTSESAPPTTTTTASTTTAITPEITSSTATATKEFKHDGDPDNEVISLRMNREGCNTGELHASLIWNDIADLDLHVITPSGEHLYYGHKESRCGGWLDKDMNVTVSQHSEHPIENIFWASAPSGKYKIYVNHFRCHTSSDPRFQSSTRSVPFRVRLIKEGATQWFQGTVAPNKNVTCFEFNLKGSGAVGSFVVLPPNNVPSTFKELCEKNRVSYSQGEGYYALKKKEEISEIKDMVLHNTKSDTFIIGHNDVCQALNQPANKRITLKPTDLPPDTRLFVQSTSHNRKIPADTHVLMKVSVKEALTFRQSSKYNFK; from the coding sequence atgtCAACAGATTCAGAATATTCAAGAACATATCTTGAAGGTTTACTTGGTTCAGAAGTTTCCAAAATTTGTAAACAACTAGGTTTAAAATCATCAGGTGTCAAACctcatttaattaaaacaattttaaatttccaaaaCCCTGATAATTCTAAAACTAAAgttacaaaaacaaaatcaaaacctACTACAACTAAAACACCAAAAACCAAATCAactaccacaaccacaacaaataaaaaatcaaaaactaaaatagcTTCAAAACCAGCACCAAAAGTTTCAAAACCAAAAGCTAAATCATCAAAGAAACCAGCAGCAGTtcaaccaacaacaacaacaacaacaacaacaaccgcagctactactaccactacacCTGAAGCAGcaccaacaattacaaataattcaataacaCCTGAAGTACCATCAAGTGCAACCACAAGTGAAAGtgcaccaccaacaacaacaacaacagcatcaACTACTACTGCTATTACACCAGAAATTACATcatcaacagcaacagcaacaaaagaatttaaacaTGATGGTGATCCAGATAATGAGGTTATATCACTTCGTATGAATCGTGAAGGATGTAATACTGGTGAGTTACATGCAAGTTTAATTTGGAATGATATTGCAGATTTAGATTTACATGTTATAACACCATCAGGTGAACATTTATATTATGGTCATAAAGAATCACGTTGTGGTGGTTGGTTAGATAAGGATATGAATGTAACAGTTTCTCAACATTCTGAACATCctattgaaaatatattttggGCATCAGCACCATCTGGTAAGTATAAAATCTATGTCAACCATTTCAGATGTCATACTAGCAGTGACCCACGTTTCCAATCGTCAACTAGATCCGTTCCGTTCAGAGTCAGACTCATTAAAGAGGGTGCCACCCAATGGTTCCAAGGCACAGTTGcaccaaataaaaatgtaacaTGTTTCGAATTCAATCTTAAAGGTAGTGGTGCTGTTGGTTCATTCGTAGTTTTGCCACCAAATAACGTTCCTTCAACATTCAAAGAACTATGTGAAAAGAATAGAGTATCCTATTCCCAAGGCGAAGGTTATTAtgcactaaaaaaaaaagaagaaattagTGAAATCAAAGACATGGTCTTACACAACACAAAATCCGATACCTTTATCATTGGCCACAACGATGTTTGTCAAGCATTAAATCAACCAGCCAATAAAAGAATAACCCTAAAACCAACTGACCTCCCACCAGATACCCGTTTATTCGTTCAATCCACTAGCCATAATCGTAAAATACCTGCTGATACTCATGTTTTGATGAAAGTTAGTGTAAAAGAAGCTTTAACATTCCGTCAAAgttcaaaatataattttaaataa
- the vps41 gene encoding 7-fold repeat in clathrin and VPS proteins repeat-containing protein — translation MSTRYIDENGDEYEEEFEYEEVEVEVDEDGNEYIIESTPIKSGAFIPNGTNFLDNGSTAKPIIFDIGYNPPTSHQNDNGQEYDEDENENNNNTNTNTNNNTNANNNTNTNTNLKKQYQQQQEQQQQQQQNGFTSPNRTIRNIEYEDSENNAPATTGDEDEDEEIEYEEDEEGKVDDEIEPILKYNRLGHGITEILKKDSASCMAIHPKFLVLGTHWGSVTIHDFDGNEIKRYDTQNSTITEIVIDPKGDYIASCSQDGKVVINPFDKSGEQFIYNYTRPITAIALDPEFTNKNTRQFVSGGKQGQLVMNSKGWFRSKETIIHSGEGPIYAIKWSGIFIAWANDQGVKIYDCSTNTRIAHIPRKEGSPRGELYRCCLCWEKPNQLIIGWAKSVEVIQITEKVDMTTGHTVKIAQIMNQFNTKYWIGGIAPFAEELVILGYNDATTIEAQDDLSSVSATPKMLTNSGSTNPNTSPNITGAWNQGRVDGASKPSIHIVSRKTNSSITTDNLSVNGYQHYKATDYRLDYNTDESIFYIVCPKDVVAAKPRNLDDHLTWLMEKLKYDEALDAVERDIKTIKSLPPTKIREVGERYIDYLLEKKDIRKAASLCPKICQRDPLLWEKWVYRFLNLGGLQPLCQYIPIGNPSLSCAIYEMFLNHFLQNDPDSFLKTVTEWSSSLYNIQAIITAVEDKLSRQPNETIMIALAQLYTYDNNMEKTLDIYLKLKRGNVFELISRYPDLLFNSIQNKIILFIDYNQNEAIKLLVANTDRIPIPVVVSQLKDRREYLHRYLHTLFLKDAHIASDFHEIQIQLYAQYEPELLLTFLKNSGHYSLEKALEECSKKQLYEEMVYLLGRIGNAKEALNLILDKLHKIKDAVEFVEQQKDEELWEYLINKSMNNSLYISELLENIGSNVDPIKLIRLIPEKMEIEDLRDRLVKILSDYNLQMSLREGCREILKSDCVNLEEALVDSLRMGRVVEDLTKCATCCQPIILPRPDSSIVLYFCNHTYHSRCLKSNDSTTTTNPNQPQQQLTQQQKQQLQQQQQQQQLQQQQQQKQQQQGLEVSFSNCPICVQSSQTKISKFNSRKIGQ, via the exons atgtcAACTAGATATATTGACGAGAATGGAGATGAATATGAAGAGGAATTTGAATATGAAGAGGTAGAAGTTGAGGTTGATGAAGATGGTAATGAATATATTATAGAGAGTACACCAATAAAGTCTGGTGCATTCATACCAAACGGTACAAATTTTTTAGATAATGGTAGTACTGCAAAACCAATAATATTCGATATAGGTTATAATCCACCAACTTCACATCAAAATGATAATGGGCAAGaatatgatgaagatgaaaatgaaaataataataatacaaatacaaatacaaataataatacaaatgcaaataataatacaaatacaaatacaaatttaaaaaaacaatatcaacaacaacaagaacaacaacaacaacaacaacaaaatggaTTTACATCACCAAATAGAACTATTAGAAATATTGAATATGAAGATAGTGAAAATAATGCACCGGCAACAACaggtgatgaagatgaagatgaagagaTTGAATATGAAGAGGATGAAGAAGGTaaagttgatgatgaaattgaaccaattttaaaatacaatAGATTAGGACATGGTATTAcagagattttaaaaaaagatagtgCAAGTTGTATGGCAATTCATCCAAAATTCTTAGTATTAGGTACACATTGGGGTTCTGTTACCATTCACGATTTTGatggtaatgaaattaaaagatatgaTACTCAAAATTCAACAATCACTGAGATTGTTATTGACCCAAAAGGTGATTATATTGCTTCTTGTTCACAAGATg gtAAAGTTGTAATTAATCCATTTGATAAAAGTGGTGaacaatttatatataattatacaaGACCAATAACAGCTATAGCATTAGATCCAGAATTTACAAATAAGAATACAAGACAATTTGTAAGTGGTGGTAAACAAGGTCAATTAGTGATGAATTCAAAAGGTTGGTTTAGATCAAAGGAAACTATAATTCATTCAGGAGAGGGACCAATTTATGCAATTAAATGGAGTGGTATTTTCATTGCATGGGCTAATGATCAAGGTGTAAAGATTTATGATTGTTCAACTAATACTCGTATTGCACATATACCTAGAAAGGAAGGATCACCAAGAGGTGAATTGTATAGATGTTGTTTATGTTGGGAGAAACCTAACCAATTGATCATTGGTTGGGCAAAGAGTGTGGAGGTCATTCAAATCACTGAAAAGGTTGATATGACAACGGGCCATACTGTGAAGATCGCTCAGATTATGAATCAGTTCAATACAAAATATTGGATTGGTGGTATCGCACCATTCGCTGAGGAATTGGTCATACTTGGTTACAATGACGCCACAACGATCGAGGCCCAAGATGACCTCTCGTCAGTTTCAGCAACACCAAAAATGTTGACAAATAGTGGTTCAACCAATCCAAATACCAGTCCGAATATTACGGGTGCCTGGAATCAAGGTAGAGTGGATGGTGCTTCAAAACCATCGATTCATATTGTATCAAGGAAGACCAATTCCTCCATTACCACTGATAATCTATCGGTTAATGGCTATCAACATTATAAAGCAACCGATTATAGATTGGATTATAATACCGATGAATCGATATTCTACATTGTTTGTCCAAAGGATGTGGTTGCGGCTAAACCAAGAAATTTAGATGACCATTTAACTTGGTTAATGGAGAAGTTAAAGTATGATGAGGCATTGGACGCAGTTGAGCGTGATATTAAGACCATTAAATCACTACCACCAACAAAGATTAGGGAAGTGGGTGAAAGATATATCGATTACCTTTTGGAGAAGAAGGATATTAGAAAAGCGGCTTCGTTATGTCCAAAGATTTGCCAACGTGATCCTTTACTATGGGAGAAATGGGTCTATAGATTCTTGAATTTGGGTGGACTTCAACCACTTTGTCAATATATTCCAATTGGTAATCCATCATTAAGTTGTGCAATCTATGAGATGTTTTTAAACCATTTCCTTCAGAACGACCCAGACTCATTCTTAAAGACCGTAACAGAATGGTCGTCATCATTGTATAACATTCAAGCCATTATCACTGCAGTCGAGGATAAGCTTTCAAGACAGCCCAACGAAACCATTATGATTGCATTGGCACAACTCTACACCTACGATAACAATATGGAGAAAACTTTGGATATCTACTTAAAGTTGAAACGTGGTAATGtctttgaattgatttcACGTTATCCTGACCTTTTATTCAACTCCATTCAAAACAAGATCATTCTATTCATAGATTACAATCAAAACGAAGCCATTAAACTATTGGTGGCAAATACCGATAGAATTCCAATACCCGTTGTGGTTAGTCAGCTAAAAGATCGTAGAGAGTATTTACATCGTTATCTTCATACATTGTTTTTAAAGGATGCCCATATCGCTTCGGATTTCCatgaaattcaaattcaattgtaCGCTCAATATGAACCTGAACTCTTGTTGACTTTCCTCAAAAATAGTGGTCACTATTCATTGGAGAAAGCTTTGGAAGAATGTTCAAAAAAACAACTCTACGAAGAGATGGTCTATTTGTTGGGTCGTATTGGTAATGCCAAAGAGGCactcaatttaattttggataAACTTCACAAGATTAAAGATGCCGTCGAGTTTGTTGAACAACAAAAGGATGAAGAACTTTGGGAATATCTCATCAACAAATCAATGAATAACTCACTCTACATTAGTGAACTACTCGAAAATATAGGTTCAAACGTTGATCCAATCAAATTGATTCGATTGATTCCAGAGAAAATGGAAATTGAAGATTTACGTGATCGTCTAGTTAAGATTCTCTCTGATTATAATCTTCAAATGTCACTTCGTGAAGGTTGTAGAGAAATTCTAAAGAGTGATTGTGTAAATTTGGAAGAGGCATTAGTTGACTCTCTAAGAATGGGTAGAGTGGTTGAAGATCTTACTAAATGTGCCACTTGTTGTCAACCAATCATTTTACCACGTCCTGATAGTTCAAtagttttatatttttgtaaTCATACTTATCATAGTAGATGTTTGAAATCTAATGattcaacaactacaaccaaTCCAAATCAACCCCAACAACAATtaactcaacaacaaaaacaacaattacaacaacaacaacaacaacaacaactacaacaacaacagcaacaaaaacaacaacaacaaggaTTAGAAGTTTCATTTAGTAATTGTCCAATTTGTGTTCAATCTTCACAaactaaaatttcaaaattcaatTCCAGAAAGATTGgtcaataa
- the pten gene encoding 3-phosphatidylinositol 3-phosphatase (PI3 phosphatase PTEN homolog) codes for MSNLLRVAVSKQKRRYQKNGYDLDLAYITDNIVAMGFPSEKVEGVFRNPMKDVQRFLDQYHKDHFKVYNLCSERVYDHSKFYGRVGYYPFDDHNAPQFEMIDAFCRDVDAWMKEDSKNIAVIHCKAGKGRTGLMICCWLMYCGMWKNTEDSLRFYAALRTYNQKGVTIPSQIRYVGYFGRSIRESIKYVPRNVTLKKIVLRPLPKEINLSEVQFNISVGKNCVFNSKEHNMNVVISKKKKTVVDKNKKDPKKKLTKENSEKNIDSQQQQQSQSSLSQSQQGQSSPNMQSLSASGTISSGSNVGTVNGNTLHQLGGSQFSLSDLADGNTIGNDEYISFEIGALSLAGDIRIEFTNKQDDRMFMFWVNTSFVQQLEIIPKSGLDKAHKDKNHKAFPEDFHVELTFDQLDQQQSHTTVVASAEEQTNNQHYPQSSNNVATSSSHHDNITVVASDAPQNNNNNNNLNSSNSNNATTTTTKNNISLASSQSNPVQQESNPSTTTQVSEENSAPKVEAEKIENSNASANDSETSSNSSS; via the exons ATGAGTAATTTATTAAGAGTTGCAGTCTCTAAACAAAAGAGAAGATATCAAAAAAATGGTTACGATTTAGATTTAGCAt ATATTACTGATAATATTGTTGCAATGGGATTTCCAAGTGAAAAAGTTGAAGGTGTTTTTAGAAATCCAATGAAAGATGTACAAAGATTTTTAGATCAATATCATAAAGATCATTTCAAAGTATATAATTTATGTTCAGAACGTGTTTATGACCATTCAAAGTTTTATGGTCGTGTTGGATATTACCCATTCGATGATCATAATGCACCACAATTTGAAATGATCGATGCATTTTGTAGGGATGTAGATGCATGGATGAAGGAGGATTCAAAGAACATTGCAGTAATTCATTGTAAAGCAGGTAAAGGTCGTACAGGTCTTATGATTTGTTGTTGGTTAATGTATTGTGGTATGTGGAAGAATACAGAGGATTCCTTAAGATTTTATGCAGCATTACGTACATACAATCAAAAGGGTGTTACAATTCCATCTCAAATTAGATATGTAGGTTACTTTGGCAGATCCATTAGAGAGTCAATCAAATATGTACCACGTAATGTCACTCTAAAGAAAATTGTATTAAGACCATTaccaaaagaaattaatttatcagaAGTTCAATTCAATATATCCGTTGGTAAGAATTGTGTATTCAATAGTAAAGAACATAATATGAACGTTGTAATctcaaagaaaaagaaaacagttgtagataaaaataaaaaggatccaaagaaaaaattaacaaaagaaaatagtgaaaaaaatatagatagtcaacaacaacaacaatcacaatcatcactttcacaatcacaacaaggacaatcatcaccaaatatGCAATCATTAAGTGCTAGTGGTACAattagtagtggtagtaatgTTGGTACAGTTAATGGTAATACACTTCATCAATTAGGTGGAAGTCAATTTAGTTTAAGTGATTTAGCTGATGGTAATACAATTGGTAATGATGAATATATCTCCTTTGAGATTGGAGCTTTGTCATTGGCTGGTGATATTAGAATCGAATTTACAAACAAACAAGATGATCGTATGTTTATGTTTTGGGTAAACACTTCATTCGTACAACAACTCGAAATTATTCCAAAGAGTGGTCTCGATAAAGCACACAAAGATAAGAACCATAAAGCTTTCCCAGAGGATTTCCATGTCGAATTAACATTTGATCAACTTGATCAACAACAATCCCATACAACCGTTGTTGCTTCTGCTGAAGAACAAACAAACAATCAACATTATCCACAATCCTCAAATAATGTAGCAACATCTTCCTCTCATCACGATAATATTACAGTTGTAGCATCAGACGCaccacaaaataataataacaataataatttaaatagtagtaatagtaataacgccacaactaccaccaccaaaaataatatatcttTAGCATCATCTCAATCAAACCCTGTACAACAAGAATCAAACCCATCAACAACTACACAAGTATCAGAAGAAAATTCAGCTCCAAAGGTTGAAGcagaaaaaattgaaaatagtaATGCAAGCGCAAATGACAGTGAAACTTCTTCAAATAGCTCAAGTTAA